A stretch of the Alnus glutinosa chromosome 6, dhAlnGlut1.1, whole genome shotgun sequence genome encodes the following:
- the LOC133870324 gene encoding H/ACA ribonucleoprotein complex subunit 3-like protein has product MYLQFYINENGDKVYTAKKESPLGRATQSAHPARFSPDDKYSRQRVLLKKRFGLLPTQQPPKKY; this is encoded by the exons ATGTATCTCCAGTTTTACATTAACGAGAATGGCGACAAAGTCTATACTGCTAAG AAAGAATCACCACTGGGACGGGCAACACAATCTGCTCATCCAG CCCGCTTTTCTCCGGATGACAAATACTCGAGGCAAAGAGTTCTTCTGAAGAAGCGTTTTGGATTGTTGCCAACCCAGCAGCCACCTAAGAAGTATTGA